The Deinococcus sp. AJ005 genome includes a window with the following:
- a CDS encoding ABC transporter ATP-binding protein — MTAPLSATTRPLMAPPLMEIHGLTKTFPVAQSLLSRWRGQPQRAVAALTDVELTVRRGETLGIVGESGCGKSTLARTLVRLYDADRGSVRYDDLDVLALRGADLRQYNRRVQMIFQDPYSSLNPRMTVEAVLREALSVHKMRPPAEQPARVRELLKLVGLPPEAAGRLPHEFSGGQRQRIGIARALALEPECLIADELVSALDVSVQAQVVNLLLELQERLDLTVLFVAHDLRLVRHISHRVAVMYLGRVVEVSDTQTIFTTPRHPYTQALLAAAPTLDPSRRTAAPAITGELPSPLNVPSGCAFRTRCPHAFDRCAVERPTLLKLADGPEVACHLYDPAQAGPARVGA, encoded by the coding sequence ATGACTGCTCCTCTCTCCGCTACCACTCGTCCGCTGATGGCCCCTCCTTTAATGGAGATTCACGGCCTGACCAAGACCTTTCCGGTGGCCCAGAGCCTGCTTTCACGCTGGCGCGGACAGCCACAACGCGCGGTGGCCGCCCTGACCGACGTGGAATTGACCGTGCGGCGCGGCGAAACGCTGGGCATCGTGGGCGAGAGCGGCTGCGGCAAATCCACGCTGGCGCGCACGCTGGTGCGGCTCTACGACGCAGACCGGGGCAGCGTCCGTTACGACGATCTGGACGTGCTGGCGCTGCGCGGCGCGGACCTGCGGCAGTACAACCGCCGGGTGCAGATGATCTTTCAGGACCCGTATTCCAGTCTCAACCCGCGCATGACCGTGGAAGCCGTGCTGCGCGAGGCGTTGAGCGTCCACAAGATGCGCCCACCTGCCGAGCAACCCGCCCGCGTGCGCGAATTGCTGAAGCTGGTAGGCCTGCCCCCCGAAGCCGCCGGACGCCTGCCACACGAGTTTTCTGGCGGCCAGCGCCAGCGTATCGGCATCGCGCGGGCGCTGGCGCTGGAGCCGGAATGTCTGATCGCCGATGAGTTGGTGTCTGCGCTGGACGTGTCGGTGCAGGCGCAGGTGGTCAATCTGCTGCTGGAGCTTCAGGAACGCCTGGACCTGACCGTGCTGTTCGTGGCCCACGACTTGCGCTTGGTGCGCCACATCTCGCACCGGGTGGCGGTGATGTATCTGGGCCGGGTGGTGGAGGTATCGGACACGCAAACGATCTTCACCACGCCGCGCCATCCCTACACGCAGGCCCTGCTGGCCGCCGCGCCCACCCTCGATCCCAGCAGGCGCACGGCGGCTCCGGCCATCACGGGCGAGTTGCCCAGTCCGCTGAACGTGCCGAGTGGCTGCGCCTTCAGAACGCGCTGCCCGCATGCTTTTGACCGCTGTGCGGTGGAGCGGCCCACGCTCCTCAAGCTTGCGGACGGGCCGGAGGTGGCCTGCCATCTGTACGATCCGGCTCAAGCTGGCCCCGCCAGGGTTGGGGCATGA
- a CDS encoding GntR family transcriptional regulator: protein MKPAALGTSLEAAEPFTWPLGIDRTLAVPVGAQLRGQLEYGIACGDIPRGARLPSVRELSQEVGVAHMTVAGVYKELLGLGLIVTSRGRGTFVADAPQPPPGPDPARLTRLLSDTLAQAEGEGYSLRQIGEAMNALIARGARPPQIGVSVLLVGLFADATRSYAADVQAALPAGDRVQAVTLDDLRSGRALESAQNADVVLALAHRLSETRALLPGREIIPVGFLPSQRTRAALAALNPMIRLAIVATFEEFLPTFLGGVKRFAPHVSAIQATHLHAANLQGMLDSCDVAVYATGSETVRALMPNKPSLEYRHIVDPRDVEALVLPAVAAQRMTQTSTQTSTQAPPQPMPKKELS, encoded by the coding sequence ATGAAACCTGCCGCGCTGGGCACCTCCCTTGAAGCCGCCGAGCCGTTTACCTGGCCGCTGGGCATTGACCGCACGCTGGCCGTTCCGGTGGGCGCTCAACTGCGCGGGCAACTGGAATACGGCATCGCCTGCGGGGATATTCCACGCGGCGCGCGGCTGCCCAGTGTGCGCGAGCTGTCCCAGGAAGTGGGCGTGGCACATATGACGGTGGCGGGCGTCTACAAGGAGTTGCTGGGGCTGGGACTGATCGTGACCTCGCGTGGGCGCGGAACGTTCGTGGCCGACGCGCCGCAGCCTCCGCCTGGCCCCGATCCGGCGCGGCTGACCCGGCTGCTGTCAGACACGCTGGCACAGGCCGAGGGCGAAGGCTACAGCCTGCGCCAGATCGGGGAAGCCATGAACGCCCTGATCGCGCGCGGCGCACGTCCGCCGCAGATTGGCGTCAGCGTGCTGCTGGTGGGCCTGTTTGCAGACGCTACCCGCAGTTACGCGGCAGATGTGCAGGCAGCGCTGCCTGCCGGGGACCGGGTGCAGGCGGTCACGCTGGACGACCTGCGCTCCGGGCGGGCGCTGGAGAGCGCACAGAACGCCGACGTGGTGCTGGCGCTGGCCCACCGCCTGTCCGAGACGCGGGCGCTGCTGCCAGGGCGGGAGATCATTCCGGTGGGCTTTCTGCCCTCGCAGCGCACCCGCGCGGCGCTGGCCGCCCTCAATCCCATGATCCGTCTGGCGATTGTGGCGACCTTCGAGGAATTTCTGCCCACCTTTCTGGGCGGCGTCAAACGTTTTGCGCCGCATGTCTCGGCGATTCAGGCCACCCATCTGCACGCTGCCAATTTGCAGGGCATGCTGGATTCATGTGACGTGGCGGTCTACGCCACCGGCTCCGAAACCGTGAGAGCGCTGATGCCCAACAAACCCTCCCTGGAATACCGTCACATCGTCGATCCGCGCGATGTGGAGGCGCTGGTGCTGCCCGCCGTAGCCGCCCAGAGAATGACGCAGACGAGCACACAGACAAGCACACAGGCACCGCCTCAACCCATGCCCAAAAAGGAGTTGTCATGA
- a CDS encoding creatininase family protein, whose product MTAIEQMNWMQVEEYLKTDDRCILPLGSTEQHAHLSLCVDNILPFKLAQDAVGDSGVPVFPVLPYGITPYFRAYPGSINIRVQTYLAIVRDILDDLHEQGFRRILIVNGHGGNTPAGGFCAEWMADHPGTQVKFHNWWNAPGVWAKVQATDSNASHASWMENFPWTRLEGVEMPDTEKTGIDFDHMRLLGPEALREYLGEGNFGGKFQRPDADMQAIWDVAVAETRALLEGGWAG is encoded by the coding sequence ATGACCGCGATTGAACAGATGAACTGGATGCAAGTGGAGGAATACCTCAAGACCGACGACCGCTGCATCCTACCGCTGGGCAGCACCGAGCAGCACGCGCACCTGAGCCTGTGCGTGGACAATATCCTGCCCTTCAAGCTGGCGCAGGACGCCGTGGGCGATTCTGGCGTGCCCGTCTTTCCCGTCCTGCCCTACGGCATCACGCCGTACTTCCGGGCCTATCCGGGCAGCATCAATATCCGGGTACAGACGTATCTGGCCATCGTGCGCGACATTCTGGACGACCTGCACGAACAGGGCTTCCGGCGAATCCTGATCGTCAACGGCCACGGCGGCAACACCCCGGCAGGGGGCTTTTGTGCCGAGTGGATGGCCGATCACCCCGGCACACAGGTCAAATTTCACAACTGGTGGAACGCGCCGGGAGTCTGGGCCAAGGTGCAGGCCACCGACAGCAACGCCAGCCACGCCTCCTGGATGGAAAATTTCCCCTGGACGCGACTGGAGGGCGTGGAGATGCCGGACACCGAGAAAACCGGCATCGACTTTGACCACATGCGGTTGCTTGGTCCCGAAGCCCTGCGCGAATATCTGGGCGAGGGCAATTTCGGCGGCAAATTTCAGCGCCCCGACGCCGATATGCAGGCCATCTGGGACGTGGCCGTGGCGGAAACCCGCGCCCTGCTGGAAGGCGGGTGGGCCGGGTGA
- a CDS encoding ketopantoate reductase family protein, with amino-acid sequence MNEEDPQSLLVWGAGAIGGTIGAYLVRDGYDVTFVDVAADHVQAINEHGLSINGPFGDFKVTASAFTPDALQGQWDTILLCTKAQHTAAAAKALAPHLSPDGVVLSIQNGLNPLIINNHISPQRVLGSFVNFGADYLEPGVVHYGGRGVVVIGEQDGEITKRAEQLHRLLQHFEPDAILSPNVFGYLWSKLAYGALLFATAITNDSIADALERREDRALYTELGREVMRVALAHGVTPEAFNGFDPAAFLPDAGDTAAAQSLDEMVAFNRRSAKTHSGIWRDLAVRKRTTEVDAQLGWVVHFGEQHSVPTPLNAHLIQQIHEIEAGTRELSRDNLAELRGLLVQEEA; translated from the coding sequence GTGAACGAGGAGGACCCGCAATCCCTGCTGGTCTGGGGAGCCGGAGCCATCGGTGGCACGATTGGCGCGTATCTGGTTCGGGATGGCTATGACGTGACCTTCGTGGATGTGGCCGCCGATCACGTCCAGGCCATCAACGAGCATGGACTGAGCATCAACGGGCCGTTTGGGGATTTCAAGGTGACAGCGTCCGCTTTCACCCCGGACGCCTTGCAGGGCCAGTGGGACACCATTTTGCTGTGTACCAAGGCGCAACACACGGCGGCGGCGGCGAAAGCCCTCGCACCGCATCTCAGCCCAGATGGCGTGGTTCTGTCTATTCAGAATGGCCTCAATCCGCTGATCATCAATAATCACATCTCGCCCCAGCGCGTGCTGGGTAGCTTCGTCAACTTCGGTGCGGATTATCTGGAACCCGGAGTGGTGCATTACGGCGGGCGCGGCGTGGTGGTCATCGGCGAGCAGGATGGAGAGATCACCAAACGTGCTGAGCAGCTCCACCGCCTTCTCCAGCACTTTGAACCGGACGCCATTCTCAGTCCCAATGTGTTCGGCTACCTGTGGAGCAAGCTGGCTTACGGGGCGCTGCTGTTTGCCACCGCCATCACCAACGACAGCATCGCCGACGCACTTGAGCGCCGCGAAGACCGCGCCCTGTACACCGAACTGGGCCGAGAAGTCATGCGTGTGGCCCTGGCGCACGGCGTCACTCCCGAAGCCTTCAACGGCTTTGACCCGGCGGCCTTTTTACCGGACGCAGGCGACACAGCAGCCGCACAGAGTCTGGACGAGATGGTGGCCTTTAACCGCCGCAGCGCCAAGACCCACAGCGGCATCTGGCGTGATCTGGCCGTTCGCAAACGCACCACGGAGGTGGACGCACAACTGGGCTGGGTGGTCCATTTTGGGGAGCAGCACAGCGTTCCCACACCGCTGAACGCCCACCTGATCCAGCAGATTCACGAGATTGAGGCGGGCACCCGCGAACTGAGCCGTGACAACCTGGCCGAATTGCGCGGCCTCCTCGTGCAGGAGGAGGCGTGA
- a CDS encoding SDR family NAD(P)-dependent oxidoreductase: protein MERFAGQTVIVTGAAHGFGRTIAHAFAWEGANVWACDVNTEGLGETARLAHHDGLTIQTRVVNVGDSAAVSAFVAEAMVETGRVDVLVNNAGGVRGQVGRPIEEITPSDWQAIFAVNVDGAFFFAQSVAPHMKARKSGRIVNISSGAGLGISLTGIQAYASAKAAQIGLTRQLAHELGAWGITVNNVAPGFVRSNPTTERQWDSYGEEGQRKLIDGIALKRLGTSEDIANAVLFFASEQAGWITGQVLSVDGGK, encoded by the coding sequence ATGGAGCGTTTTGCGGGCCAGACCGTGATCGTCACTGGCGCGGCGCACGGCTTCGGGCGCACGATTGCACACGCCTTCGCCTGGGAAGGGGCCAACGTCTGGGCCTGCGACGTGAACACCGAGGGTCTGGGTGAAACGGCCCGGCTGGCCCACCACGACGGCCTGACCATCCAGACCAGGGTGGTGAATGTGGGCGACAGCGCGGCGGTCTCGGCATTCGTGGCAGAAGCTATGGTGGAAACAGGCCGGGTAGATGTTCTGGTCAACAATGCGGGAGGCGTGCGTGGACAGGTGGGCCGTCCGATAGAGGAAATTACCCCCTCCGACTGGCAGGCCATCTTCGCCGTCAACGTGGACGGGGCTTTTTTCTTCGCGCAGTCGGTGGCCCCGCACATGAAAGCCCGCAAATCGGGCCGGATCGTCAACATCTCCAGCGGCGCGGGCCTGGGCATCAGCCTGACCGGGATTCAGGCGTATGCGTCCGCCAAGGCCGCCCAGATCGGTCTGACCCGCCAACTGGCGCACGAACTGGGCGCGTGGGGCATCACGGTGAACAACGTGGCTCCTGGCTTCGTCCGCAGCAACCCCACCACGGAGCGTCAGTGGGACAGCTACGGCGAGGAAGGTCAGCGCAAGTTGATAGACGGCATCGCCCTGAAACGGCTGGGAACGTCCGAAGACATCGCCAACGCCGTGCTGTTCTTCGCTTCAGAGCAGGCGGGCTGGATCACCGGGCAAGTCCTGAGCGTGGACGGTGGCAAATGA
- a CDS encoding dipeptidase yields MSGLNDVLVRLNERAKDSLSELIEFASIPSVSAQPAHKSDMDRAALWLSERLKRAGLRLVERWPTAGHTAVYAEYLDAGEDAPTLLVYGHYDVQPPDPLEKWHTPPFTPTVRGERIYGRGVSDDKGPLLLTVQVVDAYLSTLGSLPLNLKFLFEGEEEVGSAHLNELVTQNAQRLKADFVLSADGGMWSADIPSLTVSARGLAALELTVRGPAKDLHSGRHGGSVHNPLHALATLIAGLHDESGRVTVPGFYDGISELTPQQRGGIQQLPFTDEAYLTQTGAPAVYGESGYSTLERQWHRPTLEVNGMWGGYTGDGTKTVLPSEAHAKITCRLVPGQEPERIAALLQQHLEDRLPPGVTLEIHGSDHGARAYRLPDDHPGAVVAREVLARLYGKPPLDVGMGGSIPVLETFQSALGLDTVFFSFAVGDEDIHAPNEFFRVPRLYEGQQAWAQFWWTLAQKKLGQKKLEQESKP; encoded by the coding sequence ATGAGCGGCCTGAATGATGTGCTGGTGCGGCTGAACGAACGCGCCAAAGATTCGCTTTCCGAGTTGATCGAGTTCGCCAGTATTCCCAGTGTCAGCGCCCAGCCCGCCCACAAATCCGACATGGATCGGGCGGCACTGTGGCTCTCGGAGCGCCTGAAACGTGCCGGACTCCGACTTGTAGAACGGTGGCCCACGGCTGGGCACACCGCCGTCTACGCCGAATATCTGGACGCGGGCGAGGACGCCCCCACGCTGCTCGTCTACGGCCACTACGACGTTCAGCCGCCTGACCCGCTGGAGAAGTGGCACACGCCGCCGTTCACACCCACGGTCAGGGGCGAGCGCATCTACGGGCGCGGCGTCAGCGACGACAAGGGGCCGCTGCTGCTGACCGTCCAGGTGGTGGATGCCTACCTGTCCACGCTGGGCAGCTTGCCCCTCAACCTCAAATTTCTGTTTGAAGGCGAGGAAGAAGTCGGCAGCGCCCACCTGAACGAACTCGTCACGCAGAACGCACAGCGGTTGAAAGCAGATTTCGTCCTGAGTGCCGACGGCGGCATGTGGAGCGCGGATATCCCCTCACTGACGGTGAGTGCGAGGGGGCTGGCGGCGCTGGAACTCACCGTTCGCGGCCCCGCCAAGGATTTGCACTCCGGGCGGCACGGCGGCAGCGTCCACAATCCTCTGCACGCGCTGGCGACATTGATCGCCGGACTGCATGACGAATCGGGCCGCGTGACCGTACCGGGCTTTTACGACGGTATTTCCGAGCTGACGCCTCAGCAACGCGGGGGCATCCAGCAACTGCCGTTCACCGACGAAGCGTACCTGACCCAGACTGGAGCGCCCGCCGTCTACGGCGAATCCGGGTATTCCACGCTGGAACGCCAGTGGCATCGGCCCACGCTGGAAGTGAACGGGATGTGGGGCGGCTACACGGGTGACGGCACGAAAACTGTGCTGCCCAGCGAGGCGCACGCCAAGATCACCTGCCGACTGGTGCCGGGGCAGGAGCCGGAGCGCATCGCCGCGCTGCTCCAGCAGCATCTGGAGGACAGGCTGCCGCCTGGCGTCACCCTGGAGATTCACGGCAGTGACCACGGCGCACGCGCGTACCGCCTGCCCGACGATCACCCTGGCGCGGTGGTGGCGCGGGAAGTGCTGGCCAGGCTCTACGGCAAGCCCCCGCTGGACGTGGGCATGGGCGGCAGCATTCCCGTGCTGGAAACCTTCCAGAGCGCCCTCGGCCTGGACACCGTGTTCTTCAGCTTTGCGGTGGGCGACGAGGACATCCACGCCCCCAACGAATTCTTCCGTGTGCCGAGGCTGTACGAGGGCCAGCAAGCCTGGGCGCAGTTCTGGTGGACACTGGCCCAGAAGAAATTGGGACAGAAGAAATTGGAACAGGAGAGCAAGCCATGA
- a CDS encoding carboxypeptidase M32, with protein MNDFKRRSAEINDLLCVLNVLNWDARTQMPAGGSSPRAQQLATVSALAQEKLLDPAYAAAAQAVSGDDVENRAAQQALDAISALKRIPAELTRELALLKSEAQDVWARAKAANDFGLFAPALTRMVELNQQLAEALGYEGHPYDALLNMYEPGLTVGTLLPLFEQLRAHHVPLLRAIQERPQPRSEFLNRSYPAAAQKSISLALAQKFGYDTERGRLDESAHPFEISFTRQDVRITTRIQENFLSGALFGTLHETGHAMYEQGVRPELSRTVLASDLLGLYAVGGASYGTHESQSRLWENRIGRSKAYWDLHFPQLQAAFPEALTDVDTATFHRAVNTVRPSLIRVEADELTYDLHIMLRVELERALIGGELAVKDLPEAWNARIKADLGLDVPDDARGVLQDIHWSAGMFGSFPTYTIGNVMASQFYAAATEQMPELEDKLLRGEYAILLGWLTDNIYQHGRTYTPHELLERVTGRGLDPQPYLDYLSGKYGELYGLAETNETAQKEQIL; from the coding sequence ATGAATGACTTCAAGCGCCGCTCGGCGGAAATCAATGACCTGTTGTGCGTCCTGAACGTCCTCAACTGGGACGCCCGCACGCAGATGCCCGCAGGCGGCAGTTCGCCCCGCGCCCAGCAACTCGCCACCGTCAGTGCGCTGGCACAGGAAAAGTTGCTTGATCCGGCCTACGCGGCGGCGGCCCAGGCAGTCAGCGGTGATGACGTGGAGAACCGCGCCGCTCAGCAGGCGCTGGACGCCATCTCGGCCCTGAAGCGTATTCCTGCCGAACTGACCCGCGAACTGGCCCTGCTGAAATCCGAGGCGCAGGACGTGTGGGCGCGCGCCAAAGCTGCCAACGACTTCGGCCTGTTCGCTCCGGCCCTGACGCGCATGGTGGAATTGAATCAGCAACTGGCGGAGGCACTGGGTTACGAGGGCCACCCCTACGACGCGCTGCTCAACATGTACGAGCCGGGCCTGACGGTGGGCACCCTGCTGCCACTGTTCGAGCAACTGCGTGCCCATCATGTGCCGCTGTTGCGGGCCATTCAGGAGCGCCCCCAACCCCGCAGCGAATTCCTGAACCGCTCGTATCCGGCAGCAGCGCAAAAGAGCATCTCGCTGGCACTGGCCCAGAAGTTCGGCTACGACACGGAGCGCGGGCGACTGGACGAATCGGCGCACCCCTTTGAGATCAGTTTCACGCGTCAGGACGTGCGGATCACCACCCGCATCCAGGAGAACTTCCTGTCGGGCGCACTGTTCGGCACGCTGCACGAGACTGGACACGCCATGTACGAGCAGGGCGTCCGCCCGGAGCTGAGCCGCACGGTGCTGGCCAGCGATTTGCTGGGCCTGTACGCGGTGGGCGGGGCCAGCTACGGCACGCACGAGAGCCAGTCGCGGCTGTGGGAAAACCGCATCGGGCGATCAAAGGCCTACTGGGATCTGCACTTCCCGCAGCTTCAGGCCGCGTTTCCTGAAGCGCTCACAGACGTGGACACCGCCACCTTCCACCGCGCCGTCAACACGGTGCGTCCCAGCCTGATCCGGGTGGAGGCCGACGAACTGACCTATGACTTGCACATCATGCTGCGGGTAGAGCTGGAACGCGCCCTGATCGGCGGGGAGCTGGCGGTCAAAGACCTGCCCGAAGCCTGGAACGCCCGCATCAAGGCTGACCTGGGATTGGACGTGCCGGACGACGCCAGGGGCGTGTTGCAGGACATCCACTGGTCAGCGGGAATGTTCGGCTCGTTTCCCACCTACACCATCGGCAACGTGATGGCCTCGCAGTTCTATGCGGCGGCCACAGAGCAGATGCCGGAACTGGAAGACAAGCTGCTGCGCGGCGAATACGCCATTCTTCTCGGCTGGCTGACCGACAACATCTACCAGCATGGGCGCACCTACACGCCCCACGAGTTGCTGGAACGCGTGACCGGGCGTGGTCTTGACCCACAACCGTATCTGGATTACCTCAGCGGCAAATACGGCGAACTCTACGGCTTGGCCGAGACAAATGAAACGGCGCAAAAGGAGCAGATACTATGA
- a CDS encoding SDR family NAD(P)-dependent oxidoreductase has protein sequence MTQQNGKLAGKVALVTGASSGIGEATAIALAEHGAAVALVARRKDRLDELAGRIEGMGGKVAVIVSDLAQAGQGAEVVAQAIAALGRLDIVVNNAGVMLLGPLAGGDPSDLQRMMDLNVTALMHLSQAALETMKPQKSGHIVNISSVSGRGASPLSAGYSASKWAVGGFSEGLRQEAKQDRIRVTVIEPGVVATELTDHITHTQTKDMYEGRIKDMEMLQSEDIAAAVIYAVTQPERVNVNELLIRPLDQG, from the coding sequence ATGACCCAGCAAAACGGAAAACTCGCAGGAAAAGTGGCCCTCGTGACCGGCGCAAGCAGCGGCATTGGCGAGGCGACGGCAATTGCGCTGGCCGAACACGGCGCGGCAGTAGCATTGGTGGCCCGGCGCAAGGACCGTCTGGACGAGTTGGCGGGCAGGATTGAGGGCATGGGCGGCAAGGTGGCCGTGATCGTCTCCGATCTGGCGCAGGCCGGGCAGGGGGCAGAGGTGGTGGCGCAGGCGATAGCGGCCCTGGGCCGTCTGGACATCGTGGTGAACAACGCGGGCGTGATGCTGCTCGGCCCGCTGGCAGGCGGCGATCCCAGCGATTTGCAACGCATGATGGACCTGAACGTCACCGCGCTGATGCACCTCTCGCAAGCCGCGCTGGAAACCATGAAGCCGCAGAAGAGCGGTCATATCGTCAACATTTCCTCGGTGTCGGGGCGCGGAGCCAGCCCGCTGAGTGCCGGATACAGCGCCAGCAAATGGGCGGTGGGGGGCTTTAGCGAGGGCCTACGGCAGGAAGCCAAACAGGACCGCATTCGCGTGACCGTCATCGAACCCGGCGTCGTCGCCACCGAGCTGACCGATCACATCACCCACACCCAGACCAAGGATATGTACGAGGGCCGGATCAAGGACATGGAGATGCTGCAATCCGAAGACATCGCCGCCGCCGTCATCTACGCCGTGACCCAGCCGGAGCGCGTGAACGTCAACGAGTTGCTCATCCGTCCGCTCGATCAGGGTTGA
- a CDS encoding FadR/GntR family transcriptional regulator: MTAQPIKQQKLAASAAEELLALILRGDFVAGQRLPPERLLAEQMNISRTSLRDGIARLEVLGHLEARQGNGVFVREPSAAHLTQPFQGMLIRSPQKLEHLLEFRQMIEPEVAAQAAGRATPTQIAQLHLCLGRQEVACKRHIKLSDEDMIFHSLIAQIAGNEVVMLVLETLRSLLTQLRNQVVGDRPELTISEHRALVDAIASASPQAARQAMLAHMASVRRHAAPLTNQGEDNA, from the coding sequence ATGACAGCGCAGCCGATCAAACAGCAGAAACTGGCTGCCAGTGCGGCAGAAGAACTTCTGGCCCTGATCCTGCGCGGAGACTTTGTGGCCGGTCAGCGGTTGCCCCCCGAACGGCTGCTGGCCGAACAGATGAACATTTCCCGCACCAGCCTGCGGGACGGGATTGCCCGCCTGGAGGTTCTTGGACACCTGGAAGCGCGGCAGGGCAATGGGGTTTTCGTCCGCGAACCTTCCGCCGCGCACCTGACCCAGCCCTTCCAGGGCATGCTGATCCGCTCGCCACAAAAGCTGGAACATCTGCTCGAATTCCGCCAGATGATCGAGCCGGAAGTGGCGGCACAGGCCGCTGGCCGCGCCACGCCCACTCAGATTGCCCAGCTCCATCTGTGTCTTGGGCGTCAGGAAGTTGCGTGTAAACGTCACATCAAGCTCAGTGATGAGGACATGATCTTCCACAGCCTGATCGCCCAGATTGCAGGTAATGAGGTGGTCATGCTGGTGCTGGAAACCCTGCGCTCTCTGCTGACCCAGTTGCGAAATCAGGTGGTGGGAGACAGACCGGAATTGACGATTTCGGAACACCGCGCGCTGGTAGACGCCATTGCCAGCGCCTCACCCCAGGCCGCCCGTCAGGCCATGCTCGCTCACATGGCATCCGTCCGTCGCCACGCCGCCCCCCTCACCAACCAAGGAGAAGACAATGCGTAA
- a CDS encoding ABC transporter substrate-binding protein, with protein MRKSQFLMAFLSAACLSAASASAQTLTVGLDADPPKLDPALSTALVDRQVMNQIFDKLVDLDVNLKVVPALATSWKVTNGGLTYTFKLKSGVKFTDGTVLDAAAVKYGLDRNRTLEGSARKNEMSSIKEVKVIDAQTIQLNLSQSYGPLLAVLTDRAGMIVSPTAAKKAGADFQNNPVGSGPFTFVSRVRQDNITLNANKSYWGGAPKIDKLIYRPFTDGDVRYANLLSGAVQAITPIDPKDISKLEQNAKFSVLNYPGIGFQGVWFNVTRAPFNNKNFRQAVAATIDREAIAKSIFYGTVTPAAGPFPPGTPAASSAITVQKPNIALAKQKLGGKPLTFTLLTTPGSVTTQLAQVYQAMFAQAGITAKIEQVEFGTLLDRADKQDYDALMLGWSGRPDPDGNIYDFFVTGGTNNQAGYSNKAVDSLLAKARAQTAMTARAATYNVALSTIISDTPYTWVYFQRNLVASVKGLTGLKPIPDGIIRFKDVDLK; from the coding sequence ATGCGTAAATCCCAGTTTCTGATGGCCTTCCTGAGCGCCGCCTGCCTGAGCGCCGCTTCCGCCTCAGCCCAGACCCTGACCGTGGGCCTGGACGCCGACCCACCCAAACTGGACCCGGCGCTGTCCACGGCTCTGGTGGACCGTCAGGTGATGAACCAGATTTTCGACAAGCTGGTGGATCTGGACGTGAACCTCAAGGTGGTGCCAGCACTGGCGACGTCCTGGAAGGTCACCAACGGCGGCCTGACCTATACCTTCAAGCTCAAGAGCGGCGTGAAATTCACCGACGGTACGGTGCTGGACGCCGCCGCCGTCAAATACGGCCTGGACCGCAACCGCACGCTGGAAGGCAGCGCCCGCAAGAACGAGATGAGCAGCATCAAGGAAGTCAAGGTTATTGACGCCCAGACCATTCAGCTCAATCTGTCGCAGTCGTATGGCCCGCTGCTGGCGGTGCTGACGGACCGCGCGGGCATGATCGTCTCGCCCACGGCGGCCAAGAAGGCCGGGGCCGATTTCCAGAACAACCCGGTGGGCAGCGGGCCCTTTACCTTCGTCAGTCGCGTGCGCCAGGACAACATCACCCTGAATGCCAACAAGAGCTACTGGGGCGGCGCGCCCAAGATCGACAAACTGATTTACCGCCCCTTCACTGACGGTGACGTGCGCTACGCCAACCTGCTGTCGGGCGCGGTGCAGGCCATCACGCCGATTGACCCCAAGGACATCAGCAAGCTGGAGCAGAACGCCAAATTCAGCGTGCTGAACTACCCCGGCATCGGCTTCCAGGGCGTGTGGTTCAACGTGACCCGCGCGCCGTTCAACAACAAGAACTTCCGGCAGGCGGTGGCGGCCACCATCGACCGCGAGGCGATTGCCAAGAGCATCTTCTACGGCACGGTCACGCCTGCTGCCGGTCCCTTCCCACCCGGCACCCCTGCCGCGTCCTCGGCCATCACGGTGCAGAAGCCCAACATCGCCCTGGCCAAACAGAAACTGGGCGGCAAGCCGCTGACATTCACGTTGCTGACCACGCCTGGCAGCGTGACCACGCAGTTGGCGCAGGTCTATCAGGCCATGTTCGCGCAGGCCGGCATCACCGCCAAGATCGAGCAGGTGGAGTTCGGCACCCTGCTGGACCGCGCCGACAAGCAGGATTACGACGCCCTGATGCTGGGCTGGAGCGGACGCCCCGATCCCGATGGCAACATCTACGATTTCTTCGTGACCGGCGGCACCAACAACCAGGCTGGATACAGCAACAAGGCGGTGGATAGCCTGCTTGCCAAGGCCCGCGCCCAGACTGCCATGACCGCCCGCGCGGCCACCTACAACGTCGCGCTGAGCACCATCATCAGCGACACGCCCTATACCTGGGTCTACTTCCAGCGCAATCTGGTGGCGAGCGTCAAGGGACTGACTGGCCTCAAGCCCATCCCAGACGGCATCATCCGCTTTAAAGACGTGGACCTGAAGTAA